A stretch of Paludisphaera borealis DNA encodes these proteins:
- a CDS encoding aldo/keto reductase, whose product MASSHESIGPDPDRRAFLKAAAVAPAAGLVSGALAQDAPAKPEALPRRKLGKTGVELTMLEQGGIRGPTYERILRLAFANGIRTFDSAKAYGTEGTFGKWLEQSPEVRKQIFIVTKDTPREPGEMLKQVDERLATLKTDYIDLFFVHGLGDKHSTDEAVRFVKSKEFGEVADKLKKSGKIKFIGFSSHHQDRAAMMQAAAEAGIVDAIMLQYRPWIDKDSPLNKAIDACWKKGVGLISMKQVAGNHLGDKSAGNILDDVVKRVPVLKERKLTPYQGLLHAIWTDERITSACVSMRNTDQLRENADAARRFEPLKEAQIEQLRDAMLAAGPTLCADCDGRCSRAAGTPAALGDLTRFLTYYQQHGDRAIARDEYAKLSGEARDWSGADLEAARAACPGNLDFARLLPEVDRRLA is encoded by the coding sequence ATGGCTTCATCGCACGAATCGATCGGACCCGACCCGGACCGTCGCGCCTTCCTTAAAGCCGCGGCCGTCGCGCCGGCGGCGGGGCTGGTCTCCGGGGCTTTGGCCCAGGACGCTCCCGCGAAGCCCGAGGCGCTGCCGAGGCGCAAATTGGGCAAGACGGGCGTCGAGCTGACGATGCTCGAACAGGGCGGAATCCGGGGCCCGACCTACGAGCGGATCTTGCGGCTCGCGTTCGCCAACGGCATTCGCACGTTCGATTCGGCGAAGGCCTACGGCACTGAAGGGACGTTCGGCAAGTGGCTCGAACAGTCGCCCGAGGTCCGAAAGCAGATCTTCATCGTCACCAAGGACACGCCCCGCGAGCCGGGCGAGATGCTCAAGCAGGTCGACGAGCGGCTGGCGACGCTCAAAACCGACTACATCGACCTGTTCTTCGTCCACGGCCTCGGCGACAAGCACTCGACCGACGAGGCTGTTAGGTTTGTGAAGAGCAAGGAGTTCGGCGAGGTCGCCGACAAACTCAAGAAGTCGGGCAAGATCAAGTTCATCGGCTTTTCGAGCCACCACCAGGACCGCGCGGCGATGATGCAGGCGGCGGCCGAGGCCGGGATCGTCGACGCGATCATGCTTCAGTACCGCCCCTGGATCGACAAGGATTCGCCGCTCAACAAGGCCATCGACGCCTGCTGGAAGAAGGGCGTCGGTCTGATCTCGATGAAGCAGGTCGCCGGCAACCATCTCGGCGACAAGTCCGCCGGCAACATCCTCGACGACGTGGTCAAGCGCGTGCCGGTGCTCAAGGAGCGCAAGCTGACTCCGTACCAGGGGCTGTTGCACGCGATCTGGACCGACGAGCGGATCACCTCCGCGTGCGTGTCGATGCGCAACACCGATCAGTTGCGCGAGAACGCCGACGCCGCCCGGCGGTTCGAGCCGCTCAAGGAAGCCCAGATCGAACAGCTTCGCGACGCGATGCTCGCGGCCGGGCCGACGCTCTGCGCCGATTGCGACGGCCGCTGCTCTCGCGCCGCCGGGACACCGGCCGCGCTCGGAGACCTCACCCGGTTCTTGACCTATTATCAACAACACGGCGACCGCGCGATCGCGCGTGACGAGTACGCCAAGCTCTCAGGCGAGGCCCGCGACTGGTCGGGCGCCGATCTCGAAGCAGCCCGCGCCGCGTGCCCGGGCAACCTCGACTTCGCCCGCCTGCTGCCGGAGGTCGATCGCCGCCTGGCCTGA
- a CDS encoding sigma-70 family RNA polymerase sigma factor: MVDRHGPMVLGVCRGLLRNPHDADDAFQAAFLVLARKAGSLRSPDLVGPWLYGVAHRAARQIMTRNQRRKKHEESAAADAGRTVAAGGREAETAAPEDVEALHDEIGRLPEKYRTAVVLCDLQGLTHEEAARRLGRPVGTISARVSRARARLKGRLSRRGVPLSVFIPAATRVAVPAPLARSTILIATAGTVPPSIAAVSQGVVTSMLLTKLKTATLILFSTAIAAGGATLAARRGEPAPPIANQREAPDDAPAPAEPPEVPRETELITRSATNLRKIAQGIHAYVDAEKRFPPPAVLGADGSPLLSWRVAILPYIGEKALHAQFRLDEPWDGPHNKALLEKLPKVYAPVASSSSKAGATYYQAFHGKGAFFENPKGLPLGPDQNPYDAISDGTVNTLMVVEAGTTVPWTKPEDLKYTPGEPAPKLGGQFKDGFTAVTADGATRFVKRSIDPKILDAMITRNGGEIIDSAEMGEGITP, encoded by the coding sequence ATGGTGGATCGACACGGGCCGATGGTCCTGGGCGTCTGCCGCGGCCTGCTCCGAAACCCGCACGACGCGGACGACGCCTTCCAGGCCGCCTTCTTGGTCCTCGCCCGCAAGGCCGGCTCGTTGCGAAGCCCCGATCTCGTCGGTCCCTGGCTCTACGGCGTCGCCCACCGCGCGGCGCGTCAAATCATGACCCGGAATCAGCGACGTAAGAAGCACGAGGAATCGGCGGCGGCCGACGCCGGGCGCACCGTCGCCGCGGGGGGGCGCGAAGCCGAGACGGCCGCCCCCGAGGACGTCGAGGCGCTCCACGACGAGATTGGCCGGTTGCCCGAGAAGTACCGGACGGCGGTCGTGCTCTGCGACCTGCAGGGATTGACGCATGAAGAAGCCGCCCGCCGTCTGGGTCGTCCGGTGGGCACGATCAGCGCCCGAGTGTCGCGAGCCCGGGCGCGTCTAAAAGGCCGATTGAGCCGCCGAGGGGTCCCGCTCTCGGTCTTCATCCCAGCCGCGACCCGCGTCGCCGTACCGGCCCCACTGGCCCGTTCAACCATCCTGATTGCGACGGCCGGGACCGTCCCGCCGTCGATCGCCGCGGTTTCTCAAGGAGTCGTCACGTCCATGTTGCTGACCAAACTGAAAACGGCGACGTTGATCTTATTCTCCACGGCGATAGCGGCCGGCGGTGCGACGCTGGCCGCGCGGCGAGGCGAGCCTGCGCCCCCCATCGCCAACCAACGGGAAGCCCCGGACGACGCCCCCGCGCCGGCTGAACCGCCAGAGGTGCCTCGCGAGACGGAACTCATCACGCGGAGCGCGACGAACCTGAGGAAGATCGCCCAGGGAATCCACGCGTACGTTGATGCCGAGAAGAGATTCCCCCCTCCGGCCGTACTCGGAGCCGACGGCTCGCCTTTGCTGAGCTGGCGAGTGGCGATCCTGCCGTACATCGGGGAGAAAGCACTCCACGCTCAATTCCGCCTCGATGAACCTTGGGACGGCCCCCACAACAAGGCGCTCCTGGAGAAACTGCCGAAGGTCTACGCCCCCGTCGCCTCCTCGTCCTCGAAGGCAGGAGCGACTTACTATCAAGCGTTCCATGGCAAAGGTGCGTTCTTCGAGAACCCGAAGGGCCTCCCCCTGGGCCCTGACCAAAACCCATATGACGCGATCTCCGACGGGACGGTCAACACGCTGATGGTGGTCGAGGCCGGGACCACGGTCCCCTGGACGAAGCCCGAGGACCTGAAATACACGCCGGGCGAGCCCGCGCCCAAGCTCGGAGGCCAGTTCAAGGACGGCTTTACGGCGGTCACGGCCGACGGGGCGACACGATTCGTCAAGAGGTCGATCGACCCGAAGATCCTGGACGCCATGATCACGCGCAACGGCGGGGAGATCATCGACTCCGCCGAAATGGGCGAAGGGATTACACCGTGA
- a CDS encoding carboxypeptidase-like regulatory domain-containing protein produces MRSFAAASVFFLLATALSLAVASRPPAPLVDPSRGAAVPLPARDPTAVPETVAVVGRVVGPHGKPVKRAMLYMEGPSPKGGPTPSLSTTDADGRFHFEIPRIVLSEPRSTDRAESGPVVAAFAEGYGPAWTDDLKIGDPQGVTLQLTADDVPVTGRFVDLEGLPAAAVTIRAIQIDEAPEGGLPAWIAANGAAGDASRAFGFDSLTKPLQANLSRKIPMATTAPDGRFRLAGLGRERIVSLLVEGRGVETQVVHVMTRMGPAASIPNWNWRAGRIGPRAVVLHPAEFETALASSRPVEGVVTERASGRPLPGAVVRADVNSLDAYPTDFHLRFDWRGTYVRSTTDAQGRYRLTGLPSRKTVAVRVDPVDDRPLHPITRRFSNTPDAEPTRLDFALPPAVLVRGRVVDRSTGGPVAARIEYLPTFENPNIRTVPDRAEAEARSTDADGRFAVTVLAGPGVLTVTALGDRFLVADLVERSDARTAFPMVYGSASPSRCHGIAVIHASADVVEIVRDFELTPSPDAIVKVLDPEGRPLAGARAGGIPPADVAREGWWQSRAQAVFSVTGLNMNRIRVVWFRYEARRLIGTLAVRDSEPGPLVVRLQPWSAVSGRLVDAEGRSRPRVAMTCRRSSEYPVSWALGPIGATTDGSGRLSFEGLAPGHEYVLQEAAAKLPNPRLGGPLTLKPGEVRSLGDVSK; encoded by the coding sequence ATGCGTTCCTTCGCAGCCGCATCCGTCTTCTTTCTCCTGGCGACGGCCCTTTCGCTGGCCGTCGCCTCGCGCCCGCCCGCGCCGTTGGTAGACCCGTCCCGAGGGGCTGCGGTACCACTCCCGGCGCGAGATCCGACGGCCGTTCCCGAGACCGTCGCGGTCGTCGGGCGGGTGGTCGGTCCGCACGGCAAGCCGGTCAAGAGGGCGATGCTGTACATGGAAGGCCCGAGTCCGAAAGGTGGGCCGACTCCAAGCCTCTCGACCACGGACGCCGACGGTCGATTTCACTTCGAGATCCCGCGCATCGTCTTGTCCGAACCCCGTTCGACCGACCGAGCCGAATCGGGGCCGGTCGTCGCGGCCTTCGCCGAGGGTTACGGACCCGCCTGGACCGACGACCTGAAGATCGGCGATCCCCAAGGCGTCACCCTCCAATTAACGGCGGACGACGTCCCGGTGACGGGCCGGTTCGTCGATCTCGAAGGACTCCCCGCAGCCGCCGTCACGATCCGGGCGATCCAGATCGACGAAGCGCCCGAGGGGGGGCTGCCAGCCTGGATCGCGGCGAACGGGGCGGCCGGCGATGCATCCCGAGCGTTCGGATTTGACAGCCTGACGAAGCCCCTTCAAGCGAATCTCTCCCGCAAGATTCCGATGGCGACGACTGCCCCCGATGGTCGCTTTCGCCTGGCCGGCCTCGGCCGCGAGAGGATCGTTTCGTTGCTCGTCGAGGGACGAGGAGTCGAGACGCAAGTCGTCCACGTCATGACCCGGATGGGTCCCGCGGCTTCAATCCCCAACTGGAACTGGCGTGCGGGGAGGATCGGCCCGCGCGCCGTCGTGCTCCACCCCGCGGAGTTCGAGACGGCGCTCGCCTCCTCGCGGCCGGTCGAGGGCGTCGTAACCGAGCGAGCCTCCGGGCGGCCACTGCCGGGGGCCGTCGTCCGGGCCGATGTGAACTCCCTTGACGCCTATCCGACGGATTTCCATCTTCGGTTCGATTGGCGGGGGACGTACGTTCGCTCGACGACGGATGCACAGGGTCGATACCGGCTCACGGGCTTGCCGAGTCGCAAAACCGTCGCCGTCCGGGTCGACCCGGTCGACGACCGTCCGCTTCATCCGATCACGCGCAGGTTCAGCAACACGCCGGACGCGGAGCCGACGCGACTCGATTTCGCGCTTCCTCCGGCCGTGCTGGTCCGAGGTCGGGTCGTCGATCGATCGACGGGCGGGCCGGTCGCGGCGAGGATCGAGTATCTGCCGACGTTCGAGAACCCGAACATCCGCACGGTCCCTGATCGAGCCGAGGCGGAGGCCCGATCGACGGACGCCGATGGGCGTTTCGCCGTCACCGTGTTGGCCGGCCCCGGCGTGTTGACCGTCACGGCCCTCGGCGATCGATTCCTCGTCGCCGACCTCGTCGAGAGGTCCGATGCGCGAACCGCTTTCCCCATGGTCTACGGGTCGGCCTCTCCGAGCCGCTGCCACGGAATCGCGGTGATCCATGCGTCGGCCGACGTCGTCGAGATCGTCCGCGATTTCGAGTTGACGCCGAGCCCGGACGCGATCGTGAAGGTCCTCGATCCGGAGGGGAGGCCCCTCGCCGGCGCCCGGGCGGGAGGCATACCGCCGGCGGACGTCGCCCGCGAGGGTTGGTGGCAGTCGCGAGCACAGGCCGTCTTCTCGGTGACGGGCCTGAACATGAATCGCATCCGGGTCGTCTGGTTCCGGTACGAGGCCCGTCGCCTGATCGGCACGCTCGCGGTCCGCGACTCCGAACCCGGCCCACTGGTCGTCCGACTTCAGCCCTGGAGCGCCGTCTCGGGCCGGCTCGTCGACGCCGAGGGACGGTCTCGCCCGCGAGTCGCGATGACCTGCCGACGATCGTCCGAGTATCCCGTTTCTTGGGCCTTGGGACCCATCGGCGCGACGACCGACGGCTCGGGACGGCTCTCGTTTGAGGGCCTGGCGCCGGGGCACGAGTACGTCCTCCAGGAAGCCGCTGCGAAGCTTCCGAACCCCCGTCTGGGCGGCCCCCTCACGTTGAAGCCTGGCGAGGTCCGGTCGCTCGGCGACGTCTCGAAGTAA
- a CDS encoding BlaI/MecI/CopY family transcriptional regulator, giving the protein MGGIQLGRMQFRIMQVLWDQGRASAREITDALNGSEAVAHSTVQTLLRQLEAKGAVGHEESGRTFVFFAMLKEDKVKRTAARDLLERVFGGNVGSLVAHLLKNEGLSRTELDELQQLIDQKRKD; this is encoded by the coding sequence ATGGGTGGGATTCAGTTGGGCCGGATGCAATTCCGGATCATGCAGGTGCTCTGGGATCAGGGCCGCGCCAGCGCCCGGGAGATCACCGACGCCTTGAATGGGTCGGAGGCGGTCGCGCACAGCACGGTGCAGACGCTGTTGCGGCAGCTTGAGGCGAAGGGGGCGGTGGGCCACGAGGAGTCGGGCCGGACGTTTGTCTTCTTCGCGATGCTGAAGGAGGACAAGGTCAAGCGGACGGCCGCGCGCGACTTGCTGGAGCGGGTCTTCGGCGGCAACGTCGGCAGCCTCGTCGCGCACCTCTTGAAGAACGAAGGGCTGTCGAGGACGGAGCTTGACGAGCTTCAGCAGCTCATCGACCAGAAGCGCAAAGATTGA